A genomic segment from Kyrpidia tusciae DSM 2912 encodes:
- the cmr5 gene encoding type III-B CRISPR module-associated protein Cmr5, with the protein MQTRQQQWARDVYEKIDRVEKRSREEQKDYGRICVSFPALLHASGLCQAVAFCQAKGSAPGREHFIQFLNDLADTVGVDHSWTVAREADLVQYMRLTQRVMQAATWYKRYAEAILKVQPGED; encoded by the coding sequence ATGCAAACGAGACAGCAGCAGTGGGCGCGGGATGTGTACGAAAAGATTGACCGTGTCGAAAAGCGAAGTCGGGAGGAGCAAAAAGATTACGGCCGCATTTGCGTAAGTTTCCCGGCGTTGTTGCATGCGTCCGGGCTGTGTCAAGCGGTTGCTTTTTGTCAGGCCAAGGGGTCGGCGCCTGGAAGGGAACATTTTATACAGTTCCTCAATGATTTAGCCGATACCGTGGGGGTTGACCACTCATGGACCGTGGCCCGCGAAGCCGATTTGGTGCAATATATGCGGTTGACCCAACGGGTCATGCAGGCAGCCACTTGGTATAAACGATACGCGGAAGCGATTCTGAAGGTTCAACCGGGAGAGGACTGA
- the cmr6 gene encoding type III-B CRISPR module RAMP protein Cmr6 — protein MKQACRNVQKSALNRLSPEVSTHSGLILQRFLETQAEKVDEPDHRNGSTPVGLHGKEKILDIAEQSVGGILPWYEKVYQRYVSQLLPCVTWEMEVEGRLVVGLGSASPLETGLTLHHTYGIPYVPATALKGLASHYCGEVWGQEDERYRRGGEYHRFLFGTLEESGHICFFDAWITPETLRGSLVRDVMTVHHPDYYQGDRPPTDFDDPNPIPFLSCKGRFLLALSSERTSYSDKWTSLTMELLNRALQQWGIGGKTNAGYGRMKAVVEKRERGEKR, from the coding sequence GTGAAACAAGCTTGTCGAAATGTGCAGAAGTCTGCATTGAATCGCCTTTCCCCGGAGGTTTCCACCCACTCGGGTCTGATTCTCCAACGTTTCCTGGAAACCCAGGCCGAGAAGGTGGATGAGCCAGACCACCGCAACGGGAGTACGCCTGTCGGTCTGCACGGAAAGGAAAAGATTTTGGATATAGCTGAACAATCGGTGGGCGGAATCCTTCCTTGGTATGAAAAAGTGTATCAGCGCTACGTGTCTCAGTTACTGCCCTGTGTGACCTGGGAGATGGAGGTAGAAGGACGTTTGGTGGTGGGTCTTGGTTCTGCTTCGCCTCTGGAGACGGGATTGACTTTACACCATACCTACGGCATCCCCTACGTTCCCGCTACGGCCTTAAAAGGGTTGGCCTCCCACTATTGCGGTGAGGTTTGGGGTCAAGAGGACGAGAGGTATCGCAGGGGCGGGGAATATCACCGGTTTCTTTTCGGTACCCTCGAAGAATCCGGTCATATCTGTTTTTTTGACGCGTGGATCACGCCCGAGACCCTCAGAGGGTCCCTCGTGCGGGATGTCATGACGGTGCATCATCCGGATTATTACCAGGGGGACCGGCCACCGACGGATTTTGACGATCCTAACCCCATTCCTTTTCTCAGTTGCAAGGGGCGTTTTTTGCTCGCGTTGTCTTCGGAGCGGACCTCCTATAGCGACAAATGGACCTCGCTGACGATGGAACTATTGAACCGGGCCTTGCAGCAATGGGGCATTGGCGGCAAGACCAACGCCGGTTACGGGAGAATGAAGGCTGTCGTAGAAAAACGCGAACGGGGAGAGAAACGATGA
- the csx2 gene encoding TIGR02221 family CRISPR-associated protein, whose protein sequence is MTVKLLTFLGVGKNGHYDPYCYQFGEDVSEETPYIQRALMELLHKTAHPPEEMYVFLTPEAERQSWLGPGKLKEQLIALREKVYFSWIPVPILGATKTKEIWEDFKTVFDVLRPEDEVIFDITHSFRHQPMMALLILHFARITKNIMVRGIYYGNIYEVPAQVVDLTSFADLQDWIINVYAFTEMGRAEPFNEWVRNKKRMAARTKGQGQAIEPIQKMARSWVEFTTALQACRGPLVRDKAVSARRILEDFKDQAEALPDFQPINILLDRVNRELQPMEEDDVIQAGFAAIDWCKRHGLVQQTFTLLYELVITAVCEREGYGKQRVHDREDVARHLHYASKLKDKRPMDSSSESYNMELVNRLLQYPEMVKRFHDIANYRNDFNHAGWRSDAKEAKTIMNFLDNHYEEVCDAIRDYWQCSSVQA, encoded by the coding sequence ATGACCGTCAAACTTTTGACGTTCCTTGGTGTCGGGAAAAATGGCCATTATGATCCCTATTGTTATCAGTTTGGAGAGGACGTTTCGGAGGAGACACCGTACATTCAGCGGGCTCTGATGGAGTTGCTGCACAAAACCGCCCACCCTCCGGAAGAGATGTACGTTTTTCTTACTCCGGAAGCAGAACGGCAGAGTTGGTTAGGGCCTGGAAAATTAAAGGAACAATTGATCGCCTTGCGGGAGAAAGTGTATTTTTCCTGGATCCCTGTGCCTATCCTCGGTGCTACAAAAACCAAGGAAATCTGGGAAGATTTTAAAACCGTGTTTGATGTGCTTCGTCCTGAAGACGAAGTAATTTTCGATATCACCCATTCCTTTCGCCATCAGCCCATGATGGCTCTGTTGATCTTGCATTTCGCTCGCATTACAAAAAATATCATGGTCAGGGGGATTTACTACGGGAACATCTACGAAGTCCCGGCGCAAGTGGTCGACTTGACGTCTTTTGCCGATTTGCAGGATTGGATCATCAACGTCTACGCATTTACCGAAATGGGCCGCGCCGAACCCTTTAATGAGTGGGTACGGAATAAAAAGAGGATGGCTGCGCGAACAAAAGGACAGGGACAGGCCATTGAACCGATTCAAAAAATGGCCCGGAGCTGGGTAGAGTTTACGACCGCCTTGCAGGCCTGTCGCGGGCCCCTAGTTCGCGACAAGGCCGTGTCGGCCAGGAGAATTTTGGAAGATTTTAAGGATCAAGCAGAGGCGCTGCCGGATTTTCAGCCGATTAACATTCTGTTGGACCGAGTGAATCGAGAGTTACAGCCGATGGAAGAGGATGATGTGATCCAGGCTGGGTTTGCGGCGATTGACTGGTGCAAACGCCATGGACTCGTCCAACAGACCTTTACCCTTTTGTATGAATTGGTCATCACTGCAGTATGTGAGCGGGAAGGGTATGGCAAGCAACGGGTACATGATCGGGAGGACGTTGCCCGGCACCTCCACTATGCTTCAAAGTTAAAAGATAAGCGACCGATGGATTCCTCTTCTGAATCGTATAATATGGAACTGGTCAACCGACTGTTGCAGTATCCCGAGATGGTGAAACGGTTTCATGACATTGCCAATTATCGCAATGATTTTAATCACGCCGGCTGGCGATCCGACGCCAAGGAAGCGAAGACGATCATGAACTTTCTTGACAATCATTACGAGGAAGTTTGCGACGCGATTCGTGACTATTGGCAATGCTCATCCGTTCAGGCTTAA
- a CDS encoding RNA-guided endonuclease InsQ/TnpB family protein codes for MKILKSFRFRLEPTTEQSQCVTRYRGCARLVWNKALALQKGRLEAGYPLLSYEELALLLTLWRHSEEYGFLTNAPVHPLQWTLKFLDRAIRAAFDKSNPARFPTFKKKNRDEAGLRFPDPKQIKLDLSTKDADGRCVLPKVFLPKIGWVKFRKSQTIDGTIRNATVTWQAGHWYISFQTEIDVPEPVHPSESAVGIDRGIVHFAALSDGTFVDAPGWFRRHETKLAWEMRKLSRKKRFSRNWQKQKARIQRLHAHIANARRDFLHKTSTAISKTHAMVFVEDLRIQNMSRSAKGTRENPGKNVRAKSGLNKAILDQGWFMFQTFLDYKLHWFGGWLGTVPASYTSQTCPVPECGHVSQANRPRQSTFRCERCGYEGNADTVGAINILRAGLARIACSPV; via the coding sequence ATGAAAATTCTCAAGTCCTTTCGATTCCGCTTGGAACCGACAACCGAACAATCCCAGTGCGTCACCCGTTACCGGGGATGTGCGCGGTTGGTCTGGAACAAGGCGCTGGCCTTGCAAAAAGGGCGGCTGGAGGCCGGGTACCCTTTGCTCTCGTATGAGGAACTTGCCCTGCTCCTGACACTCTGGAGACACAGCGAGGAATACGGTTTTTTGACCAACGCCCCTGTGCACCCTTTGCAATGGACGCTCAAGTTTCTGGATCGGGCAATCCGGGCGGCGTTTGACAAGTCCAACCCGGCGCGCTTCCCGACCTTCAAGAAAAAGAACCGGGACGAGGCGGGCCTGCGCTTTCCGGACCCGAAACAGATCAAGCTCGACCTGTCGACCAAGGATGCAGACGGGCGGTGTGTCTTGCCGAAGGTTTTCCTGCCCAAGATCGGGTGGGTGAAGTTCCGCAAGTCCCAGACCATCGACGGGACGATTCGGAATGCCACGGTAACATGGCAGGCCGGGCACTGGTACATCTCTTTCCAGACGGAGATCGACGTGCCGGAGCCGGTCCACCCGTCGGAGTCGGCTGTGGGGATCGACCGGGGAATTGTGCATTTTGCGGCGTTGTCGGACGGCACGTTTGTCGATGCGCCGGGGTGGTTCCGTCGGCACGAAACGAAACTGGCTTGGGAAATGCGGAAGCTGTCGCGGAAGAAAAGGTTCTCGCGAAACTGGCAAAAGCAAAAAGCAAGGATTCAGCGTCTTCATGCGCATATCGCGAATGCCCGGCGGGATTTTCTGCACAAGACCTCCACGGCCATCAGCAAAACCCACGCGATGGTGTTTGTGGAGGATTTGCGGATCCAGAACATGAGCCGGTCAGCCAAGGGGACGAGGGAGAATCCGGGGAAGAACGTGCGGGCGAAGAGCGGTCTGAACAAAGCGATTCTGGACCAAGGGTGGTTCATGTTTCAAACGTTCTTGGACTACAAGCTCCACTGGTTTGGGGGCTGGCTGGGGACCGTCCCGGCCTCGTACACGAGCCAGACTTGTCCGGTGCCGGAATGCGGACATGTGAGCCAAGCGAATCGGCCGAGGCAATCGACATTCCGGTGTGAGCGATGCGGGTATGAGGGCAATGCCGACACAGTGGGAGCGATAAACATATTAAGGGCTGGACTGGCCCGGATCGCCTGTTCTCCGGTGTAG
- a CDS encoding acetamidase/formamidase family protein — translation MATHQLSSSHLIYAMSAGNRPALRVHSGDRVVIETADCFENQIRSESQDFGGLDWERINPATGPIYVEEAEPGDILAIHIEKMELVSQGVMTTGPGLGVLGDELEENHIRMIQVSGGRVNLFGREVPTNPMIGVIGTAPSGDMPIPCGTPGDHGGNMDCKRITEGAILLLPVNVPGALFALGDLHASMGDGEVAVCGVEIAGKVTVKLHVLKGLTWPTPMVVDAERVMTIASAATLDEAAVVATKRMAHWMSQQTGISGAEAIFLLSAKGELRICQVVDPLKTARMEFDRAWLEKMGISFGNL, via the coding sequence ATGGCCACTCATCAGCTGTCAAGCAGTCATTTGATCTATGCCATGTCCGCCGGGAATCGCCCGGCTCTTCGGGTGCACAGTGGAGATCGGGTGGTGATCGAGACCGCCGACTGCTTTGAGAACCAAATCCGCTCGGAGTCCCAGGATTTTGGCGGGTTGGACTGGGAACGGATCAACCCGGCCACCGGGCCGATCTACGTGGAAGAGGCAGAACCAGGGGACATTCTCGCCATTCACATTGAAAAAATGGAATTGGTATCTCAGGGGGTGATGACGACGGGCCCGGGACTCGGGGTTCTCGGGGACGAATTGGAGGAAAACCATATTCGGATGATCCAGGTGTCGGGAGGCCGGGTGAACCTTTTCGGGCGAGAGGTGCCCACCAACCCGATGATTGGCGTGATCGGGACGGCGCCCTCGGGGGATATGCCGATTCCCTGCGGGACGCCTGGGGATCACGGCGGGAATATGGATTGCAAGCGTATCACCGAAGGGGCCATTCTCCTGCTCCCCGTCAACGTGCCCGGGGCGCTTTTCGCCTTGGGGGACCTCCACGCCTCCATGGGGGACGGCGAGGTGGCGGTGTGCGGGGTGGAGATCGCCGGGAAGGTGACAGTGAAACTCCACGTGCTGAAAGGGCTCACCTGGCCGACTCCGATGGTGGTGGACGCCGAGCGGGTGATGACCATCGCCTCGGCCGCGACCCTGGACGAGGCGGCAGTCGTGGCCACCAAGCGCATGGCCCACTGGATGTCCCAGCAAACCGGGATCTCCGGGGCCGAAGCGATCTTTTTGCTCAGCGCCAAGGGGGAGCTGCGCATCTGCCAGGTGGTGGATCCGCTGAAGACCGCCCGGATGGAGTTCGACCGGGCTTGGCTGGAGAAGATGGGGATTTCCTTTGGGAATCTGTAG
- a CDS encoding APC family permease, with translation MDKRDDHESSLSVEQFGYKQELKRSLSFWDLLVYGLIFMVPIAPMGIYGQVVQTAHGMVVLAYLIGLVGMIFTAFSYFRMSEAFPIAGSAYAYVQRGWNPFIGFLAGWMIMLDYILIPALLYLVSASWLNELLPGVPTWGWVVVFVVINTIINIRGIQMTNRANWVILVIELLTFLAFCIAALIYVASGTAGTHFTFTPVFNPHEFSWAMVGSATSIAVLSFLGFDGISTLAEETRGDRSTVGKATVAALIVVAVLFMVLTYLAAVAYPDYTQFPDPNVAFYFVAERVGGTWLKLLTLVVTVVAWGIANALAAQAAISRLLYSMGRDRMLPAVLSTVHPRYKTPIVSTLVVAVLSIIVTAFLSIDNLSRLVNFGALTTFIALNLTVMIYFLGKRRTGRWGAHFLMPLLGILVLLYVWLNFDALTFYLGGSWFILGVIVLLITTRGLRVKPKDIESV, from the coding sequence TTGGATAAACGCGACGATCACGAGTCGTCCCTTTCCGTCGAACAGTTTGGCTACAAGCAAGAGCTGAAACGCAGCCTCAGTTTTTGGGACCTGCTCGTTTATGGGCTTATTTTCATGGTGCCCATCGCCCCCATGGGGATCTACGGCCAGGTGGTCCAAACGGCCCACGGCATGGTGGTGTTGGCGTATTTGATCGGCTTGGTGGGGATGATTTTTACCGCATTCAGCTATTTTCGCATGTCCGAGGCCTTCCCCATCGCCGGGTCTGCTTACGCCTACGTCCAGCGGGGATGGAACCCGTTTATCGGTTTTCTCGCCGGCTGGATGATCATGCTGGACTACATTCTCATCCCGGCCCTGCTGTACCTGGTTTCTGCCTCGTGGCTGAACGAACTCTTGCCCGGCGTGCCGACCTGGGGTTGGGTGGTGGTGTTCGTCGTCATCAACACGATCATCAACATCCGGGGAATCCAGATGACCAACCGGGCCAACTGGGTCATTTTGGTGATCGAACTGCTGACGTTTTTGGCCTTTTGCATAGCGGCGCTGATTTACGTGGCCTCGGGGACAGCAGGCACGCATTTTACGTTCACCCCGGTGTTCAACCCGCATGAGTTCAGCTGGGCGATGGTGGGCTCCGCCACATCGATTGCGGTGCTGAGCTTCTTGGGGTTTGACGGGATCAGCACCCTGGCGGAAGAAACCCGGGGTGACCGGTCGACGGTGGGCAAGGCCACGGTGGCGGCGCTGATCGTGGTGGCGGTCCTGTTCATGGTGTTGACCTATTTGGCCGCGGTGGCGTACCCCGATTACACCCAGTTCCCCGATCCCAACGTCGCTTTCTATTTTGTGGCAGAACGAGTCGGGGGCACTTGGCTAAAATTGCTCACCCTGGTGGTCACGGTGGTCGCCTGGGGGATCGCCAACGCCCTGGCGGCCCAGGCGGCGATATCGCGGCTGCTCTATAGCATGGGGCGGGACCGCATGCTCCCGGCCGTCCTCTCCACCGTCCACCCGCGATACAAAACGCCCATTGTGTCCACCTTGGTGGTGGCGGTCCTCTCGATCATCGTCACCGCTTTCCTCAGCATCGACAACCTGAGCCGTTTGGTGAATTTCGGCGCCCTGACCACCTTTATCGCGCTGAACCTCACGGTGATGATCTATTTTCTCGGCAAAAGGCGCACCGGACGATGGGGGGCGCATTTCCTCATGCCCCTGTTGGGGATCCTGGTGCTCCTTTATGTGTGGCTCAACTTCGATGCGTTGACGTTTTATCTCGGGGGCAGTTGGTTCATCCTCGGGGTGATCGTGCTACTCATCACCACCCGGGGATTGCGGGTGAAACCCAAAGACATCGAATCGGTGTAA
- a CDS encoding glutamine synthetase family protein — protein sequence MTPPDWHQEVQQMIQAHQIQLVRVCVQDLGHMSRCREVPSGRFLERMATDGLSFPSALFAFDSSARIVPGAGPGPRSGYPSWHLQPDLSTFSVLPYAPGVARVIADPFEAKGQPVDYAPRHVLRRVLERARAAGFQVKGSFEFEFYAFARDGDSRGQAPVSPDAISPGPSSPHPPGVPAWTGLQCFSEIKQAALEPLLIHLVQTLEAMGARPEVANTEYGPGQFEISYAPYWNLEIADMAFYYRTTIREVLAQHGLKATFMSKPLSGFSGSGAHLHHVLHGSDGANAFADPKARDGLSQLCRWFIGGQLAHARTVSALMNPTINGYKRLQPGAFAPHWITWGYDHRETMIRVPPARGKATRIENRLPGADTDPYLALAAALAAGLDGIERRIDPGDPVADRPVSEMAAPLLPRSLSEALDAFEEDPWTEEVFGRSFKEQFLRLRRAEVERFFRHVTDWEWMEYEDIF from the coding sequence GTGACACCACCGGACTGGCACCAAGAAGTTCAGCAAATGATCCAGGCTCACCAAATTCAGTTGGTCCGGGTCTGCGTCCAGGATCTCGGGCACATGAGCCGGTGCAGAGAGGTTCCATCGGGGCGGTTTCTGGAACGAATGGCCACCGACGGTTTGTCTTTTCCCTCCGCACTGTTTGCCTTCGATTCCTCGGCTCGCATTGTTCCGGGGGCGGGGCCCGGCCCCCGCAGCGGGTACCCCAGCTGGCACCTGCAACCCGATCTCAGCACCTTCTCCGTTCTCCCCTACGCTCCGGGTGTTGCCCGGGTTATCGCCGATCCCTTCGAGGCCAAGGGACAACCGGTGGACTATGCTCCCCGCCACGTCCTGCGCCGGGTTCTGGAGCGGGCACGGGCAGCGGGATTCCAGGTGAAGGGGTCTTTTGAATTCGAGTTCTACGCTTTTGCACGAGACGGGGATTCCCGCGGCCAAGCCCCCGTATCGCCCGACGCCATCTCCCCCGGCCCCTCGTCCCCTCACCCGCCGGGGGTTCCCGCCTGGACCGGGCTGCAATGTTTTTCAGAGATCAAACAAGCGGCCCTGGAACCCCTCTTGATCCATCTCGTCCAAACCCTGGAGGCAATGGGGGCGCGACCGGAGGTGGCAAACACCGAGTACGGTCCAGGGCAGTTCGAAATCTCCTACGCGCCGTATTGGAACCTCGAGATCGCCGACATGGCCTTTTACTACCGGACCACGATCCGGGAGGTGTTGGCGCAACACGGTCTCAAGGCGACCTTTATGAGCAAGCCCCTCAGCGGATTCAGCGGAAGCGGTGCACATCTGCACCACGTTCTCCACGGGAGTGACGGCGCCAATGCTTTCGCCGATCCCAAGGCACGAGATGGGTTATCGCAGCTCTGCCGATGGTTTATTGGCGGGCAGTTGGCTCATGCTAGAACCGTCAGCGCGCTGATGAACCCCACGATAAACGGGTACAAGCGCCTCCAGCCCGGGGCCTTCGCCCCGCACTGGATCACCTGGGGATATGACCACCGGGAGACGATGATCCGAGTGCCGCCGGCCCGGGGAAAAGCGACCCGGATCGAAAATCGCCTCCCCGGAGCGGACACCGATCCCTACTTGGCTCTGGCCGCCGCCCTGGCAGCCGGATTGGATGGGATTGAGCGCCGGATCGATCCGGGAGACCCGGTGGCGGATCGGCCCGTGTCCGAAATGGCGGCTCCTTTGCTCCCCCGATCGCTATCTGAGGCCCTGGACGCCTTTGAAGAGGATCCATGGACCGAAGAGGTGTTCGGGCGGTCTTTCAAAGAACAGTTCCTGCGGCTGCGCCGGGCGGAGGTGGAACGCTTTTTCCGCCATGTGACAGACTGGGAATGGATGGAATACGAAGATATATTTTAG
- a CDS encoding sigma-54 interaction domain-containing protein, with product MEAAGLAVCGEGFRKLLEEARRVARYPSTVLIEGETGVGKEVVADFIHRNSPRAKMPFTKVNCASIPETLLESELFGYERGAFTGAKREGSPGLFELTDKGTLLLDEIAELSPLLQAKLLRVLQDRVIRRVGGSWTRSLDVRVIASTNQPLRDLVRQGRFRADLFYRLHVVRIVVPPLRERKDEIPGLLAYYMDHFNREFGQSKQMSPGLVQQLCQYDYPGNVRELRNIVESLYVRSPGPLIDGGQVLAEILASWVGDNSAAPVGVSPGGVPTLAETVAGAERRAIEWALGHTSSVRAAAAVLGVSHTTLLRKMRRLGITDAR from the coding sequence ATGGAAGCGGCGGGACTGGCGGTGTGCGGCGAGGGATTTCGCAAATTGTTGGAAGAGGCCCGTCGGGTTGCCCGGTACCCGTCCACCGTATTGATCGAAGGAGAAACGGGGGTGGGCAAAGAGGTGGTGGCGGATTTTATCCACCGGAACAGTCCCCGGGCCAAGATGCCCTTTACGAAGGTGAATTGCGCCTCGATCCCGGAGACCCTGTTGGAGTCGGAGTTGTTTGGATACGAACGGGGGGCGTTCACCGGAGCCAAACGGGAGGGGAGCCCAGGACTTTTTGAATTGACCGACAAAGGGACCCTGCTCCTCGATGAGATCGCCGAGTTGTCTCCCTTGCTCCAGGCGAAATTGTTGCGGGTTTTGCAGGACCGGGTGATCCGCCGGGTGGGGGGTAGCTGGACGCGAAGCTTAGACGTCCGGGTGATCGCTTCCACCAACCAACCCCTGCGTGATTTGGTGCGCCAAGGCCGGTTTCGGGCGGACTTGTTTTACCGGCTTCACGTGGTGCGCATCGTCGTCCCTCCCTTGCGGGAGCGCAAAGACGAGATCCCCGGGCTGCTCGCGTATTACATGGACCATTTCAACCGTGAGTTCGGCCAGTCCAAGCAGATGAGCCCGGGGCTCGTTCAGCAACTGTGTCAATATGACTACCCCGGGAATGTCCGGGAGCTGCGCAACATCGTCGAATCGTTGTACGTGCGAAGTCCCGGGCCCCTCATCGATGGAGGGCAGGTGTTGGCGGAGATTCTGGCCTCCTGGGTGGGAGACAATTCCGCGGCACCCGTTGGTGTGAGTCCCGGCGGTGTCCCGACCCTGGCGGAAACGGTGGCAGGAGCGGAGCGCCGGGCCATCGAGTGGGCGTTGGGCCATACCTCCAGCGTGCGGGCGGCTGCCGCCGTGCTTGGGGTGAGTCACACGACCCTGCTCCGCAAGATGCGCCGCTTGGGCATCACGGATGCCAGGTGA
- a CDS encoding branched-chain amino acid ABC transporter substrate-binding protein, whose product MKRIRRRWLHIRSWLPVAMVAFLVTACGGGGASPSSSGSGGGGGGSGGVIKIATQSPLSGGNATLGEAIKLGAQLAVEDRAEDFKKLGFTLQLVPYDDQADPKKGVANAQMIAADQDILGVVGHLNSGVAIPSSEVYEKYSIPMVSPSNTATQVTDRGLKTVNRICARDDFQGPAGAKFAVQQLGAKKIFVIQDKTAYGQGLADAFKDAAQKLGAEIVGYEGITVGEKDFNGVLNQAKAKNPDLIYFGGTYAEGGLIVKQARDKGLNMKFMGGDALDSSSMVEIAGPAIADTYYTSIAADVTKTDEGKKWAQRYEQKFGKKVESYSSYGYDSAMVLLKAIENAIQADGGKKPTREQVRDAVRAIQDYQGIVTKVGFDNKGDNKYAKVYVYQFEPGQYPGQQIAELAKD is encoded by the coding sequence GTGAAACGGATTCGAAGACGATGGCTGCACATTCGCTCTTGGTTGCCCGTTGCCATGGTCGCCTTTCTTGTCACCGCCTGCGGCGGGGGAGGCGCGTCCCCGTCTTCGTCGGGCTCCGGCGGCGGGGGAGGCGGCTCCGGAGGGGTGATCAAGATCGCCACTCAGTCTCCTCTTTCCGGCGGGAACGCCACCCTGGGAGAGGCCATCAAACTCGGGGCGCAGTTGGCTGTGGAGGATCGGGCGGAAGATTTCAAGAAACTCGGCTTTACTCTCCAGTTGGTGCCCTACGACGACCAGGCCGATCCCAAAAAGGGCGTGGCCAATGCCCAAATGATCGCCGCCGACCAAGACATTCTGGGTGTGGTCGGACATCTCAACTCCGGCGTGGCGATTCCGTCGTCGGAAGTCTACGAAAAGTACTCCATCCCGATGGTCTCCCCGTCCAACACGGCCACCCAGGTCACCGACCGGGGGCTGAAGACCGTCAACCGGATCTGTGCCCGGGATGATTTCCAAGGACCGGCTGGCGCCAAATTTGCCGTTCAACAACTGGGAGCCAAGAAAATTTTCGTTATCCAGGATAAAACCGCCTACGGTCAGGGTTTGGCGGATGCGTTTAAGGACGCTGCCCAAAAGCTCGGCGCTGAGATCGTCGGTTATGAAGGCATCACCGTGGGTGAGAAAGATTTTAACGGCGTGTTGAATCAAGCAAAAGCAAAGAACCCCGATCTCATTTATTTCGGCGGGACCTATGCGGAAGGGGGATTGATCGTCAAACAGGCCAGGGACAAAGGGCTCAACATGAAGTTCATGGGCGGCGATGCCCTCGATTCGTCCAGCATGGTGGAGATCGCCGGTCCCGCCATCGCCGACACGTACTACACCTCGATCGCCGCCGACGTCACCAAAACCGATGAAGGGAAAAAATGGGCGCAACGGTATGAACAAAAATTCGGCAAAAAAGTCGAATCCTATTCCTCCTATGGTTACGACAGTGCCATGGTCCTCTTGAAAGCCATCGAAAATGCGATTCAGGCAGACGGCGGCAAGAAGCCCACCCGGGAACAGGTGCGCGACGCCGTCCGGGCCATTCAGGATTATCAGGGCATTGTCACCAAAGTCGGCTTTGACAACAAAGGCGACAACAAATACGCCAAGGTCTACGTGTATCAATTTGAGCCCGGCCAGTATCCAGGGCAACAGATCGCCGAATTGGCGAAAGACTGA
- a CDS encoding branched-chain amino acid ABC transporter permease — MCVLAQILQNLPQVLVDGITLGAVYATVALGYTMVYGILELINFAHGEIFMTGAFIGTAVLMGLNAAGVLAAIPKGAALLVALAAAMVITGLLGVGIERVAYRPLRKAPRLIPLISAIGVSFVLQDVVRFIAEWRTGNYIVTGISLFDSEISFGPVTVKTNALIVLGAAIVMMAGLDLFVQRTKWGTAMRAVAQDKDTAALMSIDVNKVIALTFFVGSALGGATGVLFAQQYGTIDPYIGFILGLKAFTAAVLGGIGNIRGAMFGGFVLGILEMFASAELSVLTGGVLRAEYKDVFAFLILIAVLLFKPEGLFGQVVKEKV; from the coding sequence ATGTGCGTGCTGGCTCAGATCCTGCAGAATCTACCCCAGGTCTTGGTGGACGGCATCACCTTGGGGGCCGTGTATGCCACCGTCGCCCTGGGATACACCATGGTTTACGGAATCCTGGAGTTGATCAACTTCGCCCACGGTGAAATTTTCATGACCGGGGCGTTTATTGGCACGGCCGTCTTGATGGGATTGAACGCGGCCGGCGTGCTCGCGGCCATCCCGAAAGGGGCGGCTCTGCTGGTGGCCTTGGCGGCGGCCATGGTGATCACCGGCTTACTGGGGGTCGGCATCGAGCGGGTGGCGTATCGCCCGCTCCGCAAAGCCCCCCGTCTCATTCCTTTGATCTCCGCCATCGGCGTGTCCTTCGTCCTGCAGGACGTGGTTCGGTTTATCGCGGAGTGGCGGACCGGAAACTACATCGTCACCGGGATCTCGCTGTTCGACTCGGAGATCTCGTTCGGTCCCGTGACCGTCAAGACCAACGCCCTGATCGTTTTGGGCGCGGCGATCGTGATGATGGCCGGGCTCGACCTCTTCGTCCAGCGGACCAAGTGGGGTACTGCGATGCGCGCGGTGGCCCAGGACAAGGACACGGCGGCTCTGATGTCCATCGACGTCAACAAGGTGATTGCGTTGACGTTTTTTGTCGGCTCGGCGCTCGGCGGGGCCACGGGGGTGCTGTTTGCGCAGCAGTACGGCACCATCGACCCCTATATCGGCTTTATCCTCGGATTGAAGGCGTTCACTGCGGCGGTTCTTGGAGGGATCGGCAATATTCGCGGCGCCATGTTCGGGGGATTTGTCCTCGGGATCCTTGAGATGTTCGCCTCGGCGGAGCTCAGCGTTTTGACCGGCGGAGTGCTGCGGGCCGAGTACAAAGATGTGTTTGCGTTTCTCATTCTCATCGCCGTCCTCCTGTTTAAACCCGAGGGCCTGTTCGGTCAGGTCGTGAAAGAGAAGGTGTGA